The following coding sequences are from one Pseudonocardia sp. EC080619-01 window:
- a CDS encoding LysE/ArgO family amino acid transporter, which translates to MSVVVGFGTGLSLIAAIGAQNAFVLRQGLRREHVPAVVVFCVLADLVLVTAAVAGVGLALSGVPGLAEVVRWGGVVYLVAYGLLAARRAVRPGTLTADARGGARRLAPVLGSAAALTFLNPHMLLDLLVLGSLAAAHGDDGRWAFAAGVMAASLTWFAGLGFGAARLAGLFARPVAWRVLDGVVATVMLGLAAGLALT; encoded by the coding sequence GTGAGTGTGGTGGTGGGGTTCGGTACCGGGTTGTCCCTGATCGCGGCGATCGGCGCGCAGAACGCGTTCGTGCTGCGCCAGGGCCTGCGCCGCGAGCACGTCCCGGCGGTCGTGGTGTTCTGCGTCCTGGCCGACCTGGTGCTGGTGACGGCGGCGGTGGCGGGTGTCGGTCTGGCGCTGTCGGGTGTGCCGGGGCTGGCCGAGGTGGTGCGCTGGGGCGGGGTCGTCTACCTGGTCGCCTACGGGCTGCTCGCCGCCCGGCGGGCGGTGCGGCCGGGCACGCTCACGGCCGACGCCCGCGGCGGGGCGCGGCGCCTCGCCCCGGTGCTCGGCAGCGCGGCGGCCCTGACCTTCCTCAACCCGCACATGCTGCTCGACCTGCTGGTCCTCGGCTCACTGGCCGCCGCGCACGGCGACGACGGACGGTGGGCCTTCGCCGCCGGGGTGATGGCGGCCAGCCTGACCTGGTTCGCCGGGCTCGGGTTCGGGGCCGCCCGGCTGGCCGGGCTGTTCGCGCGACCGGTGGCCTGGCGGGTGCTCGACGGCGTCGTGGCCACCGTGATGCTGGGGCTCGCCGCCGGTCTGGCCCTGACCTGA